A single window of Sebastes umbrosus isolate fSebUmb1 chromosome 16, fSebUmb1.pri, whole genome shotgun sequence DNA harbors:
- the kcnk17 gene encoding potassium channel subfamily K member 17, with protein MGLKEMFNLAQVSSILVLGVVYVTYVLIGGVVFWKLEGDLGQKDIGRLLSNKEMLLTTYTCLNQEGLEAVAQVVQEASKAGLSLKGNYTTDGFWKFTSSAVFAATVVTTIGYGNMSPLSTAGQIFCVFFALIGIPLNMVVLNRVGKYMLAIDRNISDFLEGKTGRRKCTRFFVHLVSYLCGAALFFVVPMILFQLHEGWTFSQAIYYCFITLSTIGFGDFVADSNPDKEYPEWYSILMACWIFFGLAWLALVINHSIDILERLNSHFKQRWSGKKQEEASGSAEIDNPDTQVEEEDDIKKPPMTH; from the exons ATGGGACTAAAGGAGATGTTCAACTTGGCGCAGGTGTCCTCCATCCTCGTGCTCGGGGTGGTCTACGTGACCTACGTGCTGATCGGCGGGGTGGTTTTCTGGAAGCTGGAGGGAGATCTCGGACAGAAGGACATCGGTCGTTTGCTGTCGAACAAAGAGATGCTGCTCACGACGTACACCTGTCTGAACCAAGAAGGCCTGGAGGCGGTGGCTCAG GTTGTTCAAGAGGCATCCAAGGCAGGACTGAGTTTGAAAGGCAACTACACCACGGACGGCTTCTGGAAATTCACCAGCTCAGCTGTGTTTGCTGCCACTGTGGTCACAACTATAG GTTATGGGAACATGAGTCCCCTTTCCACTGCTGGCCAGATCTTCTGCGTGTTCTTCGCCCTGATCGGTATCCCGCTCAACATGGTGGTGCTCAACAGGGTGGGCAAGTACATGCTCGCTATCGACAGGAACATCTCCGACTTCCTCGAGGGGAAGACCGGGCGAAGG AAGTGTACCCGCTTCTTTGTCCACCTGGTGTCTTACCTGTGTGGAGCAGCGCTCTTCTTCGTTGTGCCCATGATTCTGTTCCAGCTGCATGAGGGCTGGACCTTCTCCCAGGCCATCTACTACTGCTTCATCACCCTCAGCACCATCGGCTTCGGAGACTTTGTGGCAG ACAGTAATCCAGACAAAGAATACCCAGAGTGGTACAGCATCCTCATGGCCTGTTGGATCTTCTTCGGCCTGGCCTGGCTGGCCCTCGTCATCAACCACTCCATCGACATCCTGGAGCGGCTCAACAGCCATTTCAAACAGCGGTGGAGTGGAAAGAAGCAGGAGGAAGCGTCCGGCAGCGCAGAGATCGACAACCCAGACAcacaggtggaggaggaagatgacaTCAAGAAGCCTCCAATGACTCATTAA